The Kribbella shirazensis genomic interval ACGTCGAAGTACGGCGGGTACGGCGTGACGATCCCGTCGAAGTTCGTCCAGCCGGACGGTCGCACGATGTACGTCCAGGCGAACGTCTGCCCGTGTGGTGGCGGTGGGATCGGTACGTCGGTCTACAACTTCAACCTCCGCAAGCTGGTGCTCACCCCGTCCAGCGGTTCGCCGGCGGACAACCTGCCGGGTCCGGACAACCTGGCGGCGCCGTCGACGGGTGCGGTGGCGATCTCCAAGTCGACGCAGTCGGGCAGCCTCGCGCTGATGAACGACGGTGCTCGCACGGGGAGCGAGTCGGACTTCGACGACGAGGTGAAGGGCGCTTCGTGGTGGGGCTACGAGTGGCCAGCAAGGCACAAGGTGAACAACGTGCAGTTCACGTCCGGTGCGGTGTCGGCCGAGGGCGGGTACTTCACGGGACGGCCGCGGGTCCAGGTGAAGCGTGACGGGGCGTGGGTCGAGGTCGGTTCGCAGACCGTGTCACCGGCGTACCCGGGCGATGCGACGGCCGGCGCGAACACGACGTACACGATCACCTTCCCGACGCAGGAGACGGACGGGGTCCGGGTGATCGGTCTGCCCGGCGGGACGCGGTCGTACACGACGGTCTCCGAGCTCGCGGTGCGCTTCGTGCCGCAGCTGGCCGACGGCGGGTTCGAGGGCACGGGCGGCGGCAAGCCGGCGTGGCTCTTCGAAGGTACTGCGGCCAACGGCGTCGACCGCGGACTCGGCTTCGCCCACTCCGGTGCGAACAACGGCTGGATCCGCTGCACCTGCACGGGATGGAGCGCGCTGTACCAGAACGTGCCCGTCACGCCGGGTGCGACGTACACCTTCGGCTCGTGGGTCAACGCGTCCGCGAACCTGCCCGCCGACCAGGGCCGCTTCGGCGTCCGGGCCGGCACGAAGGACCTGGCGAGCAAGACGTTCGGCGCCGGCACCGGCTACGTCCACCACGAGGTCACGGTCAAGGTCCCCGAAGGCGTCCACGAACTGACCGTCTACGCCGGCTTCAACGCCCCGAACAAGGACACCTGGATCCAGGTGGACGACTTCACCGTCAACTGACCCCGCTTTCCGGAAAGAAATCGTCACATAGCGGCGATTTCTTTCCGGAAAGGTCATGGCCAGGGCAGGAGTTCTGGCGCCGGGCCTGTGATGGGGCCCGGTGCCGGGCGGCCGGCGTACCAGGCGGTGAGGTCGGTGATGGAGCCTTCGAGGGTGATGTCTTCGCCGGTGCCGTTGTCCCAGGTTGTGGTGGGGAACTGGAAGATCAGGTGGATGCCCTCGGGAGTGCGGGGGCGGAGGAAGTCGAGCAGGTGCAGGCAGAAGTCCTCGGACCAGGTGGCGGGCGTGATGCCGAGGTCGAGGTCCGTGGTGTGGACGGTGAGTTCGCGCCAGGTGGCTTGCAGGCCCGCTGAGAGGTTGCTGTTGCGGTGCAGGATCGGGAGCGGCCAATCGGTCGGGCCGACCTTGTCCCAGGCGGCGAGCAACGTGGTGACGGCCTGCGTCAGGTGGGACCTGAGCTCGTCGGCGGGGCGGTCGGCGCCGGCCTCGATCGCGGCGTCCCGTCCCGGGCGGCCGCCGTCGTACACCTCGATCAGGCGTCCCTGCAGCGCCTCCTCGACCTGGCGCGTCATCGCCTCGGAGAAGTTGGCGATGTGCGTGATCACATGACCGCGCGACCACCCGGGGAGAGCGGAGGCGCCGCGGGCGGTCGCGTCGTCCAGGTCCGCCGTCACGGCGAGCAGTTCGTCGGCCGTCGCGCGTACGTCGTTCAGGGCCACAGCAACTCCTTCGTCCAGGTGTCGTCCAGGCGGTATTGCAGTCGCAGGTGGCGGCGACCCGGGTCGGCCTGCCAGAACTCGACCTCGTCGGCGTGCAGCGTGTACAGCGTCCAGTTCGGCGCGACCAGGTCCGGGGTGGCTGCGATGCGGTCCTGCTGTTCCTTGACCGCGACGTCGATCTCGGCGCGATCCGTGAGTACTGCGCTCTGCCGGCCGACGAGCGCCTCCGCCCGGGCGGCGACGGGACGGGCCAGGAAGTCCTGCGCCGATTCCTCCGGCGCGGCGGGCCGGACTCGGCCTGTGACGCGGACCTGGCGACCGATCGGGATCCAGTAGAACGTGAGAGCGGCGTACGGCGAGGCGGCCAGCTCCTCGCCCTTGCGGCTGGTCGACGACGACGCGAACTGCCAGCCGTCGTCGGTCACGTTCTTCAGGATCAGCACGCGTGCGTTGGGCCGGCCGTCGGCGCGGACCGTCGAGAGCGTGGTGGCGCAGGGCTCGGGCACGTCCTGGTCGATCGCGCTCAGCAGCCAGTCGACGAACAGCTCGTGCGGGGTGTCGGGGGATCGCGCGGGATCCCAGTCGGGTGGGCTCCCGGTCAGCGTCGGCACGGCACGCAGCCGGCTGCGGAGGTCGGTCACCTTCGCGACCCTAGGCGATGGATTCACACGGCAGCAACTGGCTATCCCATTAGACTCGCCCCATGACCGCGCTTGCCCTGGCCCTCGCCACCACCATCAAGCACGACGGATACGGCGGCATCGCGGACCTCCTGTCGACGCCGGAGGAGGCGACCACCTGGCTGGTGGACCACGAGCACCTGGTCACCCACCTCCTCGGCCCCACCCACCCCGCCGCCCGGGGGTCGGGGAGGTTTGTGCGCCCGGATCGGCCAGAAATCGTCCCGGACAGGCCGGACACCGTCCTCCACGGCGAGCTGCTCCGCATGCGGCGGGCGGTGCGGGCGCTGTTCGCGCGGGCGGTGGCGCCTGGGCCGCCCAGCACGGCGGATGCTGATCGACTGATGGACGTGGACTCGGCGCTGCGCCTGGTCAACCGGGCGGCGCGCCGACTGGGGACCAGGGAACTGGAGTGGCCCGACGGCGGTGCACCGGTCACGCGCCGCGTGTCCCGCACGCAGGATCCTGTCGAGTTGCTGATCGGAGCCATCGGGCGGTCGACGATCGACTTCCTCACCGGCCCGGACCGCGAGCGCCTGCGGGCGTGTCCGGCGGCGCGGTGTGTGAAGTACTTCCTGCAGGACGATCCGCGGCAGACCTGGTGCTCGCCGGCCTGCGGGAACCGCGAGCGGGTGAACCGCCACTACCGGAAGCGGACGGCCGGATAGCCTGTGCGTCATGAGTACTGCGCGGTTCAAGGACCTCTGCGTCGACGTGGAGTCACCGAGTGAGATGGCTGCGTTCTGGGGCCGTGTCATCGGGCTGACCACACCCGCGGACAACCCGACCGTGCTGGTCGGCGACGCCCCGGAGCAGACCATCTGGATGTGCAAGGTCCCGGAGAAGAAGACGGTCAAGAACCGCGTCCACCTCGACGTACACACCGCCGCCATCGAGGACCTCGAGCACGCGGGCGCGACCGTGCAGACACCCGCGACCGACGAGCAGCACTGGACCGTCATGGCG includes:
- a CDS encoding DUF4185 domain-containing protein gives rise to the protein MKRGALLAVLPLVFGTATLLTQSSDSQPPAAASTAIGTSQVESKGMPSQSDGDLWPSCWAGNDKLYAANGDGKGFSLDGEFADIAVNEITGTPGNLSGATISKGDQVGSIWSGGGYNRKPTGMVCVGDTMYLAVQDLALDFNDVPAATILKSTDHGRTWTWDKSKPMFSDHVFTTIWFADFGRGGALAPDGYVYAYGLDGNWRDSFDDTVADPQSMFLARVPKDEVQNRAAWKFYTGSGWSAKIADRKPVLTDTRRLYAQTYGTNASNLSVISQGGVTYLEKQKRYVYTSWTEYTFEFYESPTPWGPWKHFLSKDFGGYPWSTSKYGGYGVTIPSKFVQPDGRTMYVQANVCPCGGGGIGTSVYNFNLRKLVLTPSSGSPADNLPGPDNLAAPSTGAVAISKSTQSGSLALMNDGARTGSESDFDDEVKGASWWGYEWPARHKVNNVQFTSGAVSAEGGYFTGRPRVQVKRDGAWVEVGSQTVSPAYPGDATAGANTTYTITFPTQETDGVRVIGLPGGTRSYTTVSELAVRFVPQLADGGFEGTGGGKPAWLFEGTAANGVDRGLGFAHSGANNGWIRCTCTGWSALYQNVPVTPGATYTFGSWVNASANLPADQGRFGVRAGTKDLASKTFGAGTGYVHHEVTVKVPEGVHELTVYAGFNAPNKDTWIQVDDFTVN
- a CDS encoding maleylpyruvate isomerase family mycothiol-dependent enzyme translates to MALNDVRATADELLAVTADLDDATARGASALPGWSRGHVITHIANFSEAMTRQVEEALQGRLIEVYDGGRPGRDAAIEAGADRPADELRSHLTQAVTTLLAAWDKVGPTDWPLPILHRNSNLSAGLQATWRELTVHTTDLDLGITPATWSEDFCLHLLDFLRPRTPEGIHLIFQFPTTTWDNGTGEDITLEGSITDLTAWYAGRPAPGPITGPAPELLPWP
- a CDS encoding pyridoxal 5'-phosphate synthase, coding for MTDLRSRLRAVPTLTGSPPDWDPARSPDTPHELFVDWLLSAIDQDVPEPCATTLSTVRADGRPNARVLILKNVTDDGWQFASSSTSRKGEELAASPYAALTFYWIPIGRQVRVTGRVRPAAPEESAQDFLARPVAARAEALVGRQSAVLTDRAEIDVAVKEQQDRIAATPDLVAPNWTLYTLHADEVEFWQADPGRRHLRLQYRLDDTWTKELLWP
- a CDS encoding CGNR zinc finger domain-containing protein, whose amino-acid sequence is MTALALALATTIKHDGYGGIADLLSTPEEATTWLVDHEHLVTHLLGPTHPAARGSGRFVRPDRPEIVPDRPDTVLHGELLRMRRAVRALFARAVAPGPPSTADADRLMDVDSALRLVNRAARRLGTRELEWPDGGAPVTRRVSRTQDPVELLIGAIGRSTIDFLTGPDRERLRACPAARCVKYFLQDDPRQTWCSPACGNRERVNRHYRKRTAG